A genomic window from Pseudonocardia broussonetiae includes:
- a CDS encoding class I SAM-dependent methyltransferase, translating into MTAPEPRPGTDAPDYTERLATMESAGWKQRLDVQAPYRWNIRLLALGRTLDIGCGLGRNLAHLDGNGVGVDHNASSVAMAVQRGYEAYTPDGFAASPHARPGAFDSLLLAHVVEHMTEDDALGLLRTYLPFVRTGGKVVLITPQEKGYTTDATHVRFCGFPEVAALCTSVGLTVDRQYSFPFPRPAGKVFPYNEFVTLARI; encoded by the coding sequence GTGACCGCACCCGAACCCCGTCCGGGGACCGATGCGCCCGACTACACCGAGCGCCTGGCCACGATGGAGAGCGCGGGGTGGAAGCAGCGCCTCGACGTGCAGGCGCCCTACCGCTGGAACATCCGCCTCCTGGCGCTGGGCCGCACCCTCGACATCGGCTGCGGCCTGGGCCGTAACCTCGCCCACCTCGACGGCAACGGGGTGGGCGTCGACCACAACGCGTCCTCGGTGGCCATGGCGGTGCAGCGCGGGTACGAGGCCTACACGCCCGACGGCTTCGCGGCGAGCCCGCACGCCCGCCCCGGTGCGTTCGACAGCCTGCTGCTGGCCCACGTGGTGGAGCACATGACCGAGGACGACGCGCTCGGCCTCCTGCGCACCTACCTGCCGTTCGTCCGCACCGGCGGCAAGGTCGTGCTGATCACGCCGCAGGAGAAGGGCTACACGACCGACGCCACCCACGTGCGGTTCTGCGGCTTCCCCGAGGTCGCGGCGCTGTGCACGTCCGTCGGGCTGACGGTGGACCGCCAGTACTCGTTCCCGTTCCCGCGCCCGGCCGGGAAGGTCTTCCCCTACAACGAGTTCGTGACGCTCGCCCGGATCTGA
- a CDS encoding dTDP-4-dehydrorhamnose 3,5-epimerase family protein — MVETSIPGLLHVELALHTDERGWFKESYQRAKLEAAGFPPFEPVQSNVSFNADVGVTRGIHAEPWDKYISLANGRAFAAIVDLRPGESYGRVETFDMDPGIALFVPRGCGNSYQTLTPDVIYTYLVNEHWSPDAQYTLIQAFDPALGIDWPIGPEDAIRSEKDRHHPRLAELATGVR, encoded by the coding sequence ATGGTGGAGACGTCGATCCCCGGGCTGCTGCACGTCGAGCTCGCCCTGCACACCGACGAGCGCGGCTGGTTCAAGGAGTCCTACCAGCGCGCGAAGCTGGAGGCCGCGGGCTTCCCGCCGTTCGAGCCGGTGCAGAGCAACGTGTCCTTCAACGCCGATGTGGGCGTCACCCGCGGCATCCACGCCGAGCCGTGGGACAAGTACATCTCGCTCGCCAACGGCCGCGCGTTCGCGGCGATCGTGGACCTGCGACCCGGGGAGTCCTACGGCCGCGTCGAGACGTTCGACATGGACCCGGGCATCGCGCTGTTCGTGCCCCGGGGCTGCGGCAACAGCTACCAGACCCTCACCCCGGACGTCATCTACACCTACCTGGTCAACGAGCACTGGTCGCCGGACGCGCAGTACACCCTGATCCAGGCGTTCGACCCGGCGCTGGGCATCGACTGGCCGATCGGGCCCGAGGACGCGATCCGCTCGGAGAAGGACCGCCACCACCCCCGGCTCGCCGAGCTGGCCACGGGGGTGCGCTGA
- a CDS encoding SDR family oxidoreductase yields the protein MRVLVLGANGQVGRALTAALPDAIGLTRAQCDVADPTGVDWAAFDVVVNAAAYTKVDAAETPQGRVDAWRTNAGGPAALAARARAHGTTLVHLSSEYVFDGTHDGPIPETAPVAPLGAYGASKAAGDVAVVAGVERHYLVRPTWVVGDGANFVRTMLGLAGRGIEPTVVSDQIGRPTFAVDIAAAIVHLVTTGAPFGTYHLTGGGEPASWADVARATYALAGRSELRVTGTSTAEYFADKPGTAPRPLNSVLDLGRIEAAGVVAPDWRQRLAEYVSAP from the coding sequence GTGCGGGTGCTCGTGCTCGGGGCGAACGGCCAGGTCGGCCGCGCCCTCACCGCCGCGCTGCCCGACGCCATCGGGCTCACGCGCGCGCAGTGCGACGTCGCCGACCCCACCGGCGTCGACTGGGCCGCGTTCGACGTGGTCGTCAACGCCGCCGCGTACACGAAGGTCGACGCCGCGGAGACCCCGCAGGGCCGCGTCGACGCGTGGCGGACCAACGCGGGCGGGCCGGCCGCGCTCGCCGCACGAGCCCGGGCGCACGGCACCACGCTCGTGCACCTGTCGAGCGAGTACGTCTTCGACGGCACCCACGACGGCCCGATCCCGGAGACCGCCCCGGTCGCCCCGCTGGGCGCGTACGGCGCCTCGAAGGCGGCGGGCGACGTCGCCGTCGTCGCGGGGGTGGAGCGGCACTACCTCGTCCGCCCGACGTGGGTGGTCGGCGACGGCGCCAACTTCGTGCGCACGATGCTCGGCCTCGCGGGCCGCGGGATCGAGCCGACGGTGGTGTCCGACCAGATCGGGCGCCCGACGTTCGCCGTGGACATCGCCGCCGCGATCGTGCACCTCGTGACGACCGGTGCGCCGTTCGGCACCTACCACCTCACCGGTGGCGGCGAGCCGGCCTCGTGGGCCGACGTCGCCCGCGCCACCTACGCGCTCGCCGGCCGTTCCGAGCTGCGGGTCACCGGCACGAGCACGGCCGAGTACTTCGCCGACAAGCCCGGGACGGCCCCGCGCCCGCTCAACAGCGTGCTGGACCTGGGCCGCATCGAGGCGGCCGGCGTGGTCGCCCCCGACTGGCGGCAGCGGCTGGCGGAGTACGTCAGCGCGCCCTGA
- the rfbB gene encoding dTDP-glucose 4,6-dehydratase, translating into MRVLVTGGAGFIGSHYVRSLLGGAYPAFAGAEVVVLDLLTYAGTLTNLPEADERLRFVHGDIRDAAAVADVMAGTDVVVHFAAESHVDRSITGAADFVSTNVVGTQVLLQAALDAEVGRFVHVSTDEVYGSIDEGSWPETHPLEPNSPYSASKASSDLLARSYHRTHGLPVCITRCSNNYGPHQFPEKVIPLFVSNLLDGKKVPLYGDGLNVRDWLHVDDHCRGIQLVAEKGRDGEVYNIGGGTELTNRELTHRLVAAVGADDSMIEQVADRKGHDRRYSVDWSKIADELGYAPQVPFEQGLADTVAWYADNRAWWEPLRAR; encoded by the coding sequence ATGCGGGTCCTCGTCACCGGCGGTGCCGGGTTCATCGGATCGCACTACGTGCGGTCGCTGCTGGGCGGCGCCTACCCGGCGTTCGCCGGCGCCGAGGTGGTGGTCCTCGACCTGCTCACCTACGCCGGCACGCTGACCAACCTCCCCGAGGCCGACGAGCGGCTGCGGTTCGTCCACGGCGACATCCGCGACGCCGCCGCCGTCGCCGACGTGATGGCCGGCACCGACGTGGTGGTGCACTTCGCGGCGGAGTCGCACGTCGACCGCTCGATCACCGGCGCGGCCGACTTCGTCTCCACCAACGTCGTCGGCACGCAGGTGCTGCTGCAGGCCGCGCTGGACGCGGAGGTCGGCCGGTTCGTGCACGTCTCCACCGACGAGGTCTACGGCTCGATCGACGAGGGCTCGTGGCCGGAGACCCACCCGCTGGAGCCCAACTCGCCGTACTCGGCGTCGAAGGCGTCGTCGGACCTGCTGGCCCGCTCCTACCACCGCACCCACGGCCTGCCGGTCTGCATCACGCGCTGCTCGAACAACTACGGGCCGCACCAGTTCCCCGAGAAGGTCATCCCGCTGTTCGTGAGCAACCTGCTCGACGGGAAGAAGGTGCCGCTCTACGGCGACGGCCTCAACGTGCGCGACTGGCTGCACGTCGACGACCACTGCCGCGGCATCCAGCTCGTCGCCGAGAAGGGCCGCGACGGCGAGGTCTACAACATCGGCGGCGGCACCGAGCTGACCAACCGCGAGCTGACGCACCGCCTGGTGGCCGCGGTGGGGGCCGACGACTCGATGATCGAGCAGGTGGCCGACCGCAAGGGCCACGACCGGCGCTACAGCGTCGACTGGTCGAAGATCGCCGACGAGCTCGGGTACGCCCCGCAGGTGCCGTTCGAGCAGGGCCTCGCCGACACGGTGGCCTGGTACGCCGACAACCGCGCCTGGTGGGAGCCCCTCAGGGCGCGCTGA
- the rfbA gene encoding glucose-1-phosphate thymidylyltransferase RfbA, translating to MKGIILAGGAGTRLHPITRAVSKQLLPVYDKPMIYYPLSVLMLAGIRDILVITTPEEQSMFRRLLGDGAELGLRLSYAAQPEPNGIAQAFLIGADHIDGDATALVLGDNIFHGPGFADTLRACIADVERGDDGAVLFGYPVRDPERYGVGVADADGRLTDIEEKPAKPRSNRAITGLYLYDDRVVDVARGLTPSARGELEITDVNRAYLDKDAARLVDLGRGFAWLDTGTHDSLLEAGQYVQVLEHRQGVRIACLEEIALERGWIDADACYALGAAQGKSGYGEYVMAVADAHRKA from the coding sequence GTGAAGGGCATCATCCTGGCCGGCGGCGCCGGCACCCGGCTGCACCCGATCACCCGCGCGGTGTCGAAGCAGCTGCTGCCCGTCTACGACAAGCCGATGATCTACTACCCGCTCTCGGTGCTGATGCTGGCCGGGATCCGGGACATCCTGGTGATCACCACGCCCGAGGAGCAGTCGATGTTCCGCCGCCTGCTGGGCGACGGGGCCGAGCTGGGCCTGCGGCTGTCCTACGCCGCGCAGCCCGAGCCGAACGGCATCGCGCAGGCCTTCCTCATCGGCGCCGACCACATCGACGGCGACGCCACGGCGCTCGTACTCGGCGACAACATCTTCCACGGGCCCGGCTTCGCCGACACGCTGCGCGCCTGCATCGCCGACGTCGAGCGCGGCGACGACGGCGCGGTCCTGTTCGGGTACCCGGTGCGCGACCCCGAGCGCTACGGCGTGGGCGTCGCCGACGCGGACGGGCGGCTGACCGACATCGAGGAGAAGCCCGCGAAGCCGCGCAGCAACCGCGCGATCACCGGGCTCTACCTCTACGACGACCGCGTGGTCGACGTCGCCCGCGGCCTGACGCCCTCGGCGCGCGGCGAGCTGGAGATCACCGACGTCAACCGCGCGTACCTCGACAAGGACGCCGCCCGGCTGGTCGACCTCGGCCGCGGGTTCGCCTGGCTCGACACCGGCACCCACGACTCGCTGCTCGAGGCCGGGCAGTACGTGCAGGTGCTCGAGCACCGGCAGGGCGTGCGGATCGCCTGCCTGGAGGAGATCGCGCTCGAGCGCGGCTGGATCGACGCCGACGCCTGCTACGCCCTGGGCGCGGCGCAGGGCAAGTCCGGCTACGGCGAGTACGTCATGGCCGTGGCCGACGCACACCGGAAGGCATGA
- a CDS encoding decaprenyl-phosphate phosphoribosyltransferase: MTSTDTPATDVAPQRTPAAVARGVLKTMRPRQWVKNVLVLAAPFAAGDLLRPGIGLQLAVAFVAFSLAASGIYLVNDAKDVEADRAHPTKRHRPIAAGIVPPRLAVAVAVVLLLAAVAISLVASVQLVVVLAVYVVVQLSYCFWLKHQPVLDICIVASGFLLRAIAGGAATSIGLSQWFLLVAGFGSLFMVAGKRYAEMMLAERTGAKIRKSLESYSASYLRFVWGLSATVLITTYSLWAFEIRETQHNPIWSAISIVPFVVAVLRYAVDVDNGNGGEPEEIALGDRVLQVLALAWLAALTVAVYA, from the coding sequence ATGACCAGCACCGACACGCCGGCCACGGACGTGGCTCCGCAGCGCACGCCGGCGGCCGTGGCGCGCGGGGTGCTGAAGACGATGCGCCCGCGGCAGTGGGTCAAGAACGTGCTCGTGCTCGCCGCCCCGTTCGCGGCGGGCGACCTGCTCCGGCCCGGCATCGGGCTGCAGCTCGCCGTCGCGTTCGTGGCGTTCTCGCTGGCCGCGTCCGGGATCTACCTGGTCAACGACGCGAAGGACGTCGAGGCCGACCGCGCTCACCCCACCAAGCGCCACCGCCCGATCGCCGCCGGGATCGTCCCGCCGCGCCTGGCGGTCGCGGTGGCGGTCGTCCTGCTGCTGGCCGCCGTCGCGATCTCGCTGGTCGCGAGCGTGCAGCTCGTGGTCGTGCTCGCCGTGTACGTCGTCGTGCAGCTGTCGTACTGCTTCTGGCTCAAGCACCAGCCCGTCCTCGACATCTGCATCGTCGCGTCGGGCTTCCTGCTCCGGGCGATCGCCGGCGGTGCGGCCACCTCGATCGGCCTGTCGCAGTGGTTCCTGCTCGTCGCCGGGTTCGGCTCGCTGTTCATGGTCGCCGGCAAGCGGTACGCCGAGATGATGCTGGCCGAGCGCACCGGCGCGAAGATCCGCAAGTCGCTGGAGAGCTACTCGGCGTCCTACCTGCGGTTCGTGTGGGGCCTGTCGGCGACGGTCCTCATCACGACCTACAGCCTGTGGGCCTTCGAGATCCGCGAGACCCAGCACAACCCGATCTGGTCGGCCATCTCGATCGTGCCGTTCGTGGTGGCGGTGCTGCGGTACGCGGTGGACGTCGACAACGGCAACGGCGGTGAGCCCGAGGAGATCGCCCTGGGCGACCGGGTCCTTCAGGTGCTCGCGCTGGCCTGGCTGGCCGCGCTGACGGTGGCGGTGTACGCGTGA
- a CDS encoding phosphatase PAP2 family protein produces MAQPDVRALEVRALSAVQRTVGPPAVVRVARGMSLFGEHAAGWLALGAAGALLDPPRRREWLVATAGVAFAHGASIGVKRVVRRPRPDDPTVEVRVGVPSKLSFPSAHATSTTAAAVLFGALVGRPLVAVLVPPMALSRLVLGVHYPSDVVAGSLLGAAVAAGARRATRRRSR; encoded by the coding sequence GTGGCCCAGCCCGATGTCCGCGCCCTCGAGGTGCGCGCGCTGAGCGCCGTGCAGCGCACCGTCGGCCCGCCGGCCGTGGTGCGCGTGGCCCGGGGGATGTCGCTGTTCGGCGAGCACGCCGCCGGCTGGCTCGCGCTCGGCGCCGCGGGCGCCCTGCTCGACCCCCCGCGCCGGCGCGAGTGGCTCGTCGCCACCGCGGGCGTCGCCTTCGCCCACGGCGCGTCGATCGGGGTCAAGCGCGTGGTGCGCAGGCCCCGGCCCGACGACCCGACCGTCGAGGTCCGGGTGGGCGTCCCGTCGAAGCTCAGCTTCCCGTCCGCGCACGCCACGTCGACCACGGCCGCGGCCGTCCTGTTCGGCGCGCTCGTCGGGCGGCCCCTGGTCGCGGTGCTGGTGCCGCCGATGGCGCTGTCGCGGCTCGTGCTCGGCGTCCACTACCCCAGCGACGTCGTCGCCGGCTCCCTGCTCGGCGCCGCCGTGGCCGCGGGAGCCCGCCGCGCCACCCGGAGGAGATCCCGATGA
- a CDS encoding HAD family hydrolase yields the protein MQAPRLVASDVDGTLLDPHDQVTPRAAAVIGRAVAAGVGFVLVTGRPPRWIPPVVAAVGVGRLAVCANGSVLYDAVEDRVLWSQTLEPAALADIAQAVADVLPTSGLAVERVGTSAQDRDAFVAEPAYRHAWPDSDNAITERSDLLTAPAVKMLVRCSELRSEAMVAALAPVVGHIGDLTFSHPGGLVEISPPGVTKATGLSEVAGRLGVDVADVIAFGDMPNDLEMLRWAGHGVAMGNAHPVLHDVADEITATNGEDGLALVLERWF from the coding sequence GTGCAGGCTCCCCGACTGGTCGCGTCCGACGTCGACGGCACGCTGCTGGACCCCCACGACCAGGTCACCCCCCGCGCCGCCGCGGTGATCGGGCGGGCGGTCGCGGCGGGTGTCGGCTTCGTGCTGGTCACCGGGCGGCCGCCGCGCTGGATCCCGCCGGTCGTCGCGGCCGTCGGGGTCGGGCGGCTCGCGGTGTGCGCCAACGGCAGCGTGCTCTACGACGCCGTCGAGGACCGCGTGCTGTGGTCGCAGACCCTGGAGCCCGCCGCGCTGGCCGACATCGCGCAGGCCGTCGCCGACGTGCTACCCACGAGCGGGCTGGCGGTGGAGCGGGTCGGCACGAGCGCCCAGGACCGGGACGCGTTCGTCGCCGAGCCCGCCTACCGGCACGCCTGGCCCGACTCCGACAACGCGATCACCGAGCGCTCCGACCTGCTCACCGCGCCGGCCGTGAAGATGCTGGTGCGGTGCTCGGAGCTGCGCAGCGAGGCGATGGTCGCGGCGCTGGCGCCCGTCGTCGGGCACATCGGCGACCTCACGTTCTCCCACCCCGGGGGCCTGGTCGAGATCTCCCCGCCGGGCGTCACCAAGGCCACCGGGCTCTCCGAGGTGGCCGGGCGGCTCGGCGTCGACGTCGCCGACGTCATCGCGTTCGGCGACATGCCCAACGACCTGGAGATGCTGCGCTGGGCCGGGCACGGCGTGGCGATGGGCAACGCCCACCCCGTCCTGCACGACGTGGCCGACGAGATCACCGCGACCAACGGCGAGGACGGCCTGGCGCTGGTGCTCGAACGGTGGTTCTGA
- a CDS encoding MerR family transcriptional regulator, producing MSGVESWRGIGAMARASGLTVSALRFYDGAGVLGPAHVDPRSGYRSYAPEQLVVARLVASLRRVGMPLAGIREVLAHRHDPDAVDALLAGHLHRLEQGVAAARRELSTVRDLLAPEETPVTPTTPTTPTTVTVDAPALAAALRTVRFAVGSDPEFPVLHGVLLDVGPEVLTVVATDRYRVAVASVPVLALDGPARSVVVPPDLPAGDGVLRVDDAAVTVGGTAHPLVEGAFPDHRRLLPAPSDRGVAVEAAELRAAVAAGGTRRVAGAQVTVLAVDGAGRLVVGAGHDGVGVNAEFLLEAVDAGGPGPLRLELDGPLAPVALRSADAFSLLMPVRLDEPEAAPTP from the coding sequence GTGAGCGGTGTGGAGAGCTGGCGGGGGATCGGGGCGATGGCCCGGGCGTCGGGCCTGACGGTGAGCGCGCTGCGCTTCTACGACGGCGCCGGGGTGCTCGGGCCCGCGCACGTCGACCCGCGCAGCGGCTACCGGAGCTACGCCCCCGAGCAGCTGGTCGTCGCCCGCCTGGTGGCGTCGCTGCGCCGGGTCGGGATGCCGCTCGCCGGCATCCGGGAGGTGCTCGCGCACCGCCACGACCCGGACGCCGTCGACGCCCTGCTGGCCGGGCACCTGCACCGGCTCGAACAGGGTGTGGCCGCCGCGCGCCGCGAGCTCTCCACCGTCCGCGACCTGCTCGCCCCGGAGGAGACCCCCGTGACCCCGACCACCCCGACCACCCCCACCACCGTCACCGTCGACGCCCCCGCACTGGCCGCCGCGCTGCGCACCGTCCGGTTCGCGGTCGGCTCCGACCCGGAGTTCCCGGTGCTGCACGGCGTGCTGCTCGACGTCGGGCCCGAGGTGCTCACCGTCGTCGCCACCGACCGCTACCGCGTCGCCGTCGCCTCGGTGCCCGTGCTGGCCCTCGACGGGCCGGCGCGGTCGGTCGTCGTGCCGCCCGACCTGCCCGCGGGCGACGGCGTCCTGCGCGTCGACGACGCCGCGGTGACGGTCGGCGGCACCGCGCACCCGCTGGTCGAGGGCGCGTTCCCGGACCACCGGCGCCTGCTGCCCGCCCCCTCGGACCGCGGGGTCGCGGTGGAGGCGGCCGAGCTGCGGGCCGCGGTCGCGGCGGGCGGCACGCGCCGCGTCGCGGGGGCGCAGGTGACGGTGCTCGCCGTCGACGGCGCGGGCCGGTTGGTGGTCGGCGCCGGGCACGACGGCGTCGGGGTGAACGCGGAGTTCCTGCTGGAGGCCGTCGACGCCGGGGGTCCCGGACCGCTGCGCCTCGAGCTCGACGGCCCGCTCGCGCCGGTGGCCCTGCGCTCCGCCGACGCGTTCTCGCTGCTCATGCCGGTGCGCCTGGACGAGCCGGAGGCCGCACCCACTCCGTAG
- a CDS encoding SpoIIE family protein phosphatase has protein sequence MSGRVPVGTIVLDGDGLVRAVDAGAAEVLQRPEADVVGTDLHRLVHGDAHGAADCPVHRALARGRAERGVDVFRRPGGTSVAVRRNVEPALQDGRVTGAVVVVDTGAPTDDPAARDRFLAGLERALQPLEDADEIMSTVARLLGEHLAVDRSAYAEAEADADHFTMTGSYARGLPPLTGRFAMSQFGAETLRLMRAGDPYVVSDASTDPRVRPDQLWVYEQTGIVGVVCLPLHKGGRFVAAMAVHQASPRLWTAADVELLTTVVTRCWESLQRAHALATVRESEQRYRMIVERASDGIWLCDEDQRYVDANDAACALLGYSRAELLELRVSDVAREEDGERLRRLLARLGSGEPVSEVWELRRRDGALVPVELSIRSAGHGLVQAIGRDITQRRRAEAERERLLAREREANRQLRLLQRATAALSGATTPQEVLDVALDHAGELGADAAVVLSPRAGRWEIAALRGPEPAGLPTEHGADHPLARAVRTGLPVWDAMPQAVPVVVAGRAVAVLGLWSAGPGLDNARCASVRSVTEQCAQALDRARLHQAEHEVAEVLQRSLLPAALPALDRLVAASRYTPSAAHARAGGDWFEMLPVGPTSVALVVGDVVGHGPTAAAVMGQLRSALAAILLDGASPADALERLDAFAARVAGSVGSTCACLVLDWESGELVWALAGHPPVLVVDGGGARLLDDPAGRGTVLGVRDRAAYGQARARIEPGASLVLYTDGLVERRGEDVDDGLARLRAAAAGAAVDAPRPLVAALVRGLLGDEGPADDVALLVVRRVPAPLVVELPAAAASMRSLRGRIDEWAGLAGLPEDDVDDLQLVVGEAAANAAEHAYPDGPGSFTCVLARDAQGGVRVRVSDRGRWRPVPADNGHRGHGLRVMDRLTEGMVLDRRDSGTTVLFRVPPGPEQPGRPPAVRPAPPAGAELSVERRTRPDDRPELVLRGDLDVGGRDRVSAALREAGEDAVVDLTRLRYLSSAGVALLAGAGGRVSVVVAEGSAPARVLALTGLDAALTVTTVPPLTLEEVEAPR, from the coding sequence GTGAGCGGGCGGGTCCCGGTGGGAACGATCGTGCTGGACGGCGACGGGCTGGTGCGCGCGGTCGACGCGGGCGCGGCGGAGGTCCTGCAGCGCCCGGAGGCCGACGTCGTCGGCACCGACCTGCACCGCCTCGTGCACGGCGACGCCCACGGCGCGGCCGACTGCCCCGTGCACCGCGCGCTGGCCCGCGGGCGCGCCGAGCGCGGCGTGGACGTCTTCCGGCGGCCCGGTGGCACCTCGGTGGCCGTCCGCCGCAACGTCGAGCCGGCGCTGCAGGACGGACGGGTCACGGGCGCGGTCGTGGTCGTCGACACCGGCGCCCCCACCGACGACCCCGCGGCCCGCGACCGCTTCCTCGCCGGGCTGGAGCGGGCCCTGCAGCCCCTGGAGGACGCCGACGAGATCATGTCGACCGTCGCCCGGCTGCTCGGCGAGCACCTGGCGGTGGACCGCAGCGCCTACGCCGAGGCCGAGGCCGACGCCGACCACTTCACGATGACCGGCAGCTACGCCCGCGGCCTGCCCCCGCTGACCGGCCGGTTCGCGATGTCGCAGTTCGGGGCCGAGACGCTGCGGCTCATGCGCGCGGGCGACCCGTACGTCGTGTCCGACGCGTCCACCGACCCGCGCGTCCGGCCCGACCAGCTGTGGGTCTACGAGCAGACGGGCATCGTCGGCGTGGTCTGCCTGCCGCTGCACAAGGGCGGCCGGTTCGTCGCCGCGATGGCGGTGCACCAGGCGTCGCCACGGCTGTGGACCGCGGCGGACGTCGAGCTGCTCACGACGGTCGTGACGCGCTGCTGGGAGTCGCTGCAGCGCGCGCACGCCCTCGCGACGGTCCGGGAGAGCGAGCAGCGCTACCGGATGATCGTGGAGCGGGCGAGCGACGGCATCTGGCTGTGCGACGAGGACCAGCGCTACGTCGACGCGAACGACGCGGCCTGCGCGCTGCTGGGGTACTCGCGGGCCGAGCTGCTGGAGCTCCGCGTGTCGGACGTGGCCCGGGAGGAGGACGGCGAGCGGCTCCGGCGGCTGCTGGCCCGGCTCGGCTCCGGTGAGCCCGTCTCGGAGGTGTGGGAGCTGCGACGGCGCGACGGCGCGCTGGTGCCCGTGGAGCTGTCGATCCGCTCCGCCGGGCACGGGCTGGTGCAGGCGATCGGGCGCGACATCACGCAGCGCCGGCGCGCGGAGGCCGAGCGGGAGCGCCTGCTCGCGCGCGAGCGGGAGGCCAACCGGCAGCTGCGCCTGCTCCAGCGCGCCACGGCCGCGCTCTCCGGCGCGACGACCCCGCAGGAGGTGCTCGACGTCGCGCTCGACCACGCCGGCGAGCTCGGGGCCGACGCGGCCGTCGTCCTGTCGCCGCGCGCGGGCCGATGGGAGATCGCGGCGCTGCGCGGCCCGGAACCCGCCGGGCTGCCCACCGAGCACGGTGCCGACCACCCGCTGGCCCGGGCGGTGCGCACCGGCCTGCCCGTGTGGGACGCGATGCCGCAGGCCGTGCCCGTCGTGGTGGCGGGCCGGGCCGTCGCGGTGCTGGGCCTCTGGTCCGCCGGGCCGGGCCTGGACAACGCGCGGTGCGCGTCGGTGCGGAGCGTGACCGAGCAGTGCGCCCAGGCACTGGACCGGGCGCGGCTCCACCAGGCCGAGCACGAGGTGGCCGAGGTGCTGCAGCGCAGCCTGCTGCCGGCCGCGCTGCCCGCGCTGGACCGCCTGGTCGCGGCCTCGCGCTACACCCCGTCCGCGGCGCACGCGAGGGCGGGCGGCGACTGGTTCGAGATGCTGCCGGTGGGTCCGACCTCCGTCGCGCTCGTCGTCGGTGACGTCGTCGGGCACGGGCCGACCGCGGCCGCCGTCATGGGGCAGCTGCGCAGCGCCCTGGCCGCGATCCTGCTCGACGGCGCCTCCCCGGCGGACGCGCTGGAGCGCCTCGACGCGTTCGCGGCCCGCGTGGCGGGCTCGGTGGGCAGCACCTGCGCCTGCCTGGTCCTCGACTGGGAGTCCGGCGAGCTCGTCTGGGCCCTGGCCGGGCACCCGCCGGTGCTCGTCGTCGACGGCGGGGGCGCACGCCTGCTGGACGACCCGGCGGGCCGTGGCACGGTGCTCGGCGTCCGCGACCGCGCGGCGTACGGGCAGGCCCGGGCCCGGATCGAGCCGGGTGCATCGCTCGTGCTCTACACCGACGGGCTGGTGGAGCGGCGCGGGGAGGACGTCGACGACGGGCTGGCGCGGCTGCGCGCGGCCGCCGCGGGCGCCGCGGTGGACGCCCCCCGTCCGCTGGTGGCGGCACTCGTCCGGGGCCTGCTGGGTGACGAGGGCCCGGCCGACGACGTCGCGCTGCTGGTGGTGCGGCGGGTGCCCGCGCCGCTGGTGGTCGAGCTGCCCGCGGCCGCCGCCTCGATGCGCTCGCTGCGCGGGAGGATCGACGAGTGGGCCGGGCTCGCCGGCCTCCCCGAGGACGACGTCGACGACCTGCAGCTCGTCGTCGGTGAGGCGGCCGCCAACGCCGCCGAGCACGCCTACCCCGACGGGCCGGGATCGTTCACCTGCGTGCTGGCCCGCGACGCGCAGGGCGGGGTGCGGGTACGGGTGAGCGACCGGGGCCGCTGGCGCCCGGTGCCGGCGGACAACGGGCACCGCGGGCACGGCCTGCGGGTGATGGACCGGCTGACCGAGGGGATGGTGCTGGACCGCCGCGACTCCGGCACGACGGTGCTGTTCCGCGTGCCACCCGGTCCCGAGCAGCCCGGGCGCCCGCCGGCCGTGCGCCCGGCCCCGCCCGCCGGGGCGGAGCTCTCCGTGGAGCGGCGGACCCGGCCGGACGACCGCCCCGAGCTCGTGCTGCGCGGTGACCTCGACGTGGGCGGCCGCGACCGCGTGTCCGCCGCCCTGCGCGAGGCGGGGGAGGACGCCGTGGTCGACCTCACCCGGCTGCGCTACCTCAGCAGCGCCGGGGTCGCCCTGCTCGCCGGCGCGGGCGGGCGGGTGTCCGTGGTCGTCGCGGAGGGGTCCGCGCCCGCACGGGTGCTCGCGCTCACCGGGCTCGACGCCGCCCTGACGGTCACGACGGTGCCGCCCTTGACCCTCGAGGAGGTCGAGGCTCCACGGTGA